One Tissierellales bacterium genomic region harbors:
- a CDS encoding Stp1/IreP family PP2C-type Ser/Thr phosphatase translates to MHIGSSTDIGKHREINQDSYFVSEEQELPLFIIADGMGGHKAGEVASKMAIDIIKEMILENAEDIKLEENIIAEIIREAIKSANVKVYEVSKEKEEFSGMGTTITMTYILDNKAFIGQVGDSRAYLLRDNELIQLTKDHSLVAELLRNGSITEEEAECHPQRNLITRAVGTDEGIDIDIVTEKLYEGDLILLCTDGLTNMVDDNVIKEVLLKRKDIQTACDELVNLANNNGGYDNITVVAVKIV, encoded by the coding sequence ATGCATATAGGTTCAAGTACTGATATAGGGAAACATAGAGAAATAAATCAAGATTCATATTTCGTATCAGAAGAACAAGAATTACCTTTATTTATAATAGCTGATGGTATGGGTGGACATAAAGCTGGAGAAGTTGCAAGTAAAATGGCTATTGATATAATAAAAGAAATGATTCTAGAAAATGCTGAGGATATAAAATTAGAAGAAAATATAATAGCTGAAATTATTAGAGAAGCAATAAAGAGTGCAAATGTAAAAGTTTATGAAGTATCTAAGGAAAAAGAAGAATTTTCAGGAATGGGTACTACTATTACTATGACATACATATTGGATAATAAAGCTTTTATAGGGCAAGTTGGTGATAGTAGAGCATATTTACTCAGAGATAATGAATTGATTCAATTAACAAAAGATCATTCTCTTGTGGCTGAATTATTAAGAAATGGGAGCATAACTGAAGAAGAAGCTGAATGTCATCCTCAAAGAAACTTAATAACTAGGGCAGTTGGCACTGATGAGGGAATTGATATTGATATAGTAACTGAAAAGTTATATGAAGGGGATTTGATTTTGTTATGCACAGATGGCCTTACTAATATGGTAGATGATAATGTAATAAAGGAAGTTCTTTTAAAAAGAAAGGATATACAAACAGCCTGTGATGAGCTAGTGAATTTAGCAAATAATAATGGTGGCTATGACAACATTACAGTTGTGGCTGTTAAAATTGTATGA